One Frankia alni ACN14a DNA window includes the following coding sequences:
- a CDS encoding SRPBCC family protein, protein MATLFLQASGPAPVTESWRRYAEPDRWPAWAPQVVGVRVDGGETRIHPGMTGEVRSFLPPAAGFVVTAVDELARTWSWRVTLGPLHLTLDHGVEPCLDGGTSTWLRLRGPLPVLLAYAPLARAALRRLVHADQARRT, encoded by the coding sequence ATGGCCACGCTGTTCCTCCAGGCGTCGGGGCCGGCGCCGGTGACGGAGAGCTGGAGGCGTTACGCCGAGCCGGACCGCTGGCCGGCGTGGGCGCCGCAGGTCGTGGGCGTACGCGTCGACGGAGGGGAGACCCGGATCCATCCCGGGATGACCGGTGAGGTGCGGTCCTTCCTACCGCCGGCGGCCGGCTTCGTCGTCACCGCCGTCGACGAACTGGCCCGCACCTGGTCCTGGCGGGTGACGCTCGGCCCGCTGCACCTCACCCTCGACCACGGCGTCGAGCCCTGTCTGGACGGCGGTACCTCCACCTGGCTGCGGCTGCGTGGACCCCTGCCCGTCCTGTTGGCCTACGCACCGCTCGCCCGCGCCGCCCTGCGCCGCCTGGTCCACGCGGACCAGGCCCGGCGGACCTGA
- a CDS encoding carboxyl transferase domain-containing protein — MPVLASRVDATGEQARRNAEGHWHAVTDLQERLAVAAVGGSQQARARHVARGKLLPRDRVDTLLDRGSPFLELSPLAANGLYDDPVPGAGIITGIGRIAGRECVVVANDATVKGGTYYPLTVKKHLRAQEVALHNRLPCVYLVDSGGAFLPLQDQVFPDREHFGRIFFNQARMSSLGIAQIAAVLGSCTAGGAYVPAMADEAVIVRDQGTIFLGGPPLVKAATGEVVTAEELGGGLLHARTSGVTDHLAEDDAHALRIVRSIVANLAPRAPRPWTVEPTEEPAVDPAGLYAAVPTDSRTPYDVREVIARIVDGSRFAEFKREYGSTLVTGTARLHGHPVGIVANNGVLFGESALKGAHFIELCDQRGIPLVFLQNISGFMVGREYEAGGIAKHGAKMVTAVACARVPKFTVVIGGSFGAGNYSMCGRAYSPRFLWMWPNARISVMGGEQAAAVLATVRRDQVAAAGVDWSDADEAAFRGPVLDRYAEQGSPYYSTARLWDDGVIDPADTRMVLGLGLSVAANASLEPVRYGVFRM; from the coding sequence ATGCCGGTCCTGGCCAGCCGGGTGGATGCCACCGGCGAGCAGGCCCGGCGCAACGCCGAGGGGCACTGGCACGCCGTGACCGATCTGCAGGAGCGCCTGGCAGTCGCGGCCGTCGGCGGTTCGCAGCAGGCCCGGGCGCGGCATGTCGCCCGCGGCAAGCTGCTGCCCCGGGACCGCGTCGACACGTTGCTCGACCGCGGCAGTCCCTTCCTGGAGCTGTCCCCGCTCGCCGCGAACGGGCTGTACGACGACCCGGTGCCGGGGGCGGGCATCATCACCGGGATCGGCCGGATCGCCGGCCGGGAATGTGTGGTCGTCGCCAACGACGCCACCGTGAAGGGCGGCACCTATTACCCGCTGACGGTGAAGAAGCACCTGCGCGCCCAGGAGGTGGCGCTGCACAACCGGCTGCCCTGTGTCTATCTGGTGGACTCCGGCGGCGCCTTCCTTCCCCTGCAGGATCAGGTGTTTCCGGACCGGGAGCATTTCGGGCGCATCTTCTTCAACCAGGCGCGGATGTCGTCGCTGGGCATCGCCCAGATCGCCGCGGTGCTGGGGTCCTGCACGGCCGGCGGCGCCTACGTCCCGGCGATGGCGGACGAGGCGGTCATCGTCCGCGACCAGGGGACGATCTTCCTGGGCGGCCCGCCGCTGGTGAAGGCCGCGACCGGGGAGGTGGTGACGGCCGAGGAGCTCGGCGGCGGCCTGCTGCACGCGCGCACCTCGGGGGTGACCGACCACCTGGCCGAGGACGACGCGCACGCCCTGCGGATCGTCCGGTCGATCGTGGCGAACCTGGCGCCGCGTGCCCCCCGGCCGTGGACGGTCGAGCCCACCGAGGAGCCCGCCGTGGACCCGGCCGGCCTTTATGCGGCGGTGCCGACGGACTCGCGGACGCCGTATGACGTGCGGGAGGTGATCGCGCGGATCGTGGACGGGAGTCGGTTCGCGGAGTTCAAGCGGGAGTACGGGTCGACGTTGGTGACCGGCACGGCGCGGTTGCATGGTCATCCGGTGGGGATCGTGGCGAACAACGGGGTGTTGTTCGGGGAGTCGGCGTTGAAGGGGGCGCATTTCATCGAGTTGTGTGACCAGCGGGGGATTCCGTTGGTGTTCCTGCAGAACATCTCGGGGTTCATGGTGGGGCGGGAGTACGAGGCGGGTGGTATTGCGAAGCACGGGGCGAAGATGGTGACGGCGGTGGCGTGTGCGCGGGTGCCGAAGTTCACGGTGGTGATCGGGGGTAGTTTCGGTGCGGGGAACTACTCGATGTGTGGGCGGGCGTATTCGCCGCGGTTTCTGTGGATGTGGCCGAACGCGCGGATCTCGGTGATGGGTGGGGAGCAGGCCGCAGCGGTGCTCGCCACCGTCCGCCGGGACCAGGTCGCGGCGGCCGGCGTCGACTGGAGCGACGCGGACGAGGCCGCGTTCCGCGGGCCGGTCCTGGACCGTTACGCGGAGCAGGGTAGCCCCTACTACTCGACGGCACGGCTCTGGGACGACGGAGTCATCGACCCCGCCGACACCCGTATGGTGCTGGGTCTGGGGCTGTCGGTGGCCGCGAACGCCTCGCTGGAGCCGGTCCGCTACGGCGTGTTTCGGATGTGA
- a CDS encoding ATP-binding protein produces the protein MSAADPSTWNHAGAVATGPAPAQRRAGPGPSTRGAGLPGLAFSSVLVANRGEIAVRIIRTLRDLGIRSIAVYSDADAGARHVREADVAVRLGPTPARESYLDIDAIVEAAQACGAQAVHPGYGFLAENAAFVRACENAGLFFIGPSVAAVEVMGDKIVARRTVAEVGVAVVPGRSSPAMTDDAITEAAGQLGYPVLVKPSAGGGGKGMRVVRAPGEMAAALASARREASAAFGDDTLFVERLIARPRHVEVQVLADTHGTVLHLGERECSLQRRHQKIVEEAPSPLLDARTRERLGAAAVAVAGAVGYVGAGTVEFILSADAPDEFYFMEMNTRLQVEHAVTELVTGVDLVAEQIRIAAGEPLRFAQADVRLTGHAMEARVYAEDPARGFLPTGGVVLAFREPAGQAIRVDAGIAAGDTVGTAYDPMLAKIIAWGPDRPAAIARLDAALAATVLLGVTTNIGFLRALLGHPDVVAGRLDTGLVERDLVALTVDELPGEAILGYALARLLALQPVGPLIDPWDIPSGWRPGEPAWLSWDVLIPGRGSHPGGGTDLVGGTDLAGGTDVAGGTDVAGGTDLAGGSGPVGGAAAGGFGPAGGAAAGGGPGEVLAGGGAAGGGPGGGGFAGNGSVGGGIVVDGAAPGPGAGRLLAGAVPAVPVGEGDPAALRPTGGGAQPGGAAANGAVPGGVAPGGVVPGGAAPGGVEPGGAVAGPRAATVRVSARGTPGAARVRLADGPPVAASVRQIGDDLLVTIGSVTTRWAFAWAATEGEQGPADPLHSAPAGAGARGLNAATGGPSPAGELLWLGREGRAWELAEAVPVAGAEVASAAGGQARSPMPGTVIAVLVEPGMSVTDGQSLVVVEAMKMEHPVSAPTAGVVATVLVRPGDLVAVDQVLAVVSASPDSPDPSAAIP, from the coding sequence GTGTCAGCCGCTGACCCGTCGACCTGGAACCACGCGGGCGCCGTCGCGACCGGTCCGGCCCCCGCACAGCGCCGCGCCGGACCGGGCCCGTCCACCCGGGGCGCCGGACTGCCGGGGCTGGCGTTCTCGTCCGTGCTCGTCGCCAACCGCGGGGAGATCGCCGTCCGGATCATCCGCACCCTGCGCGATCTCGGCATCCGCTCGATCGCCGTGTACTCGGACGCGGACGCCGGCGCCCGCCACGTCCGCGAGGCCGACGTCGCGGTGCGCCTGGGGCCCACGCCGGCCCGGGAAAGCTACCTGGACATCGACGCGATCGTCGAGGCCGCGCAGGCCTGTGGGGCGCAGGCCGTCCATCCCGGCTACGGCTTCCTCGCCGAGAACGCCGCCTTCGTCCGGGCCTGCGAGAACGCCGGCCTGTTCTTCATCGGCCCGTCGGTCGCCGCCGTCGAGGTGATGGGTGACAAGATCGTTGCGCGGCGGACCGTCGCCGAGGTCGGCGTGGCCGTGGTGCCGGGCCGGTCGTCGCCCGCCATGACCGACGACGCCATCACCGAGGCCGCGGGCCAGCTCGGCTACCCGGTCCTGGTCAAGCCGTCGGCCGGCGGCGGCGGCAAGGGCATGCGGGTCGTGCGCGCACCGGGGGAGATGGCCGCCGCCCTCGCCTCGGCCCGCCGGGAGGCCAGCGCCGCCTTCGGTGACGACACCCTGTTCGTGGAACGGCTCATCGCCCGTCCCCGCCACGTCGAGGTGCAGGTCCTCGCCGACACCCACGGCACCGTGCTGCACCTGGGGGAACGCGAGTGCAGCCTGCAGCGGCGCCACCAGAAGATCGTCGAGGAGGCGCCCTCGCCGCTGCTCGACGCGCGTACCCGGGAACGGCTCGGTGCCGCGGCCGTCGCGGTGGCCGGCGCCGTCGGCTACGTCGGCGCCGGCACGGTCGAGTTCATCCTGTCCGCCGACGCGCCCGACGAGTTCTACTTCATGGAGATGAACACCCGCCTGCAGGTGGAGCACGCGGTGACCGAACTGGTCACCGGGGTGGACCTGGTCGCCGAGCAGATCCGGATCGCGGCCGGCGAGCCGCTGCGCTTCGCTCAGGCCGACGTCCGCCTCACCGGCCACGCCATGGAGGCCCGCGTCTACGCGGAGGACCCCGCACGCGGCTTCCTGCCGACCGGCGGGGTCGTCCTCGCCTTTCGCGAGCCCGCGGGGCAGGCCATCCGCGTCGACGCCGGTATCGCCGCCGGCGACACCGTCGGCACTGCCTACGACCCGATGCTCGCCAAGATCATCGCCTGGGGGCCCGACCGGCCGGCCGCGATCGCCCGGCTCGACGCCGCGCTCGCCGCCACCGTGCTGCTCGGCGTGACCACCAACATCGGCTTTCTGCGCGCGCTGCTCGGCCATCCCGACGTCGTCGCCGGCCGCCTTGACACCGGTCTGGTCGAACGCGACCTCGTCGCGCTCACCGTCGACGAGCTGCCCGGCGAGGCCATCCTCGGCTACGCCCTGGCCCGGCTGCTCGCGCTGCAGCCGGTCGGCCCGCTCATCGACCCCTGGGACATCCCCTCCGGCTGGCGCCCCGGCGAGCCCGCGTGGCTGAGCTGGGACGTGCTCATCCCGGGTCGCGGTTCCCACCCGGGCGGCGGCACTGATCTGGTTGGCGGCACTGATCTGGCTGGTGGCACAGATGTGGCTGGTGGCACAGATGTGGCTGGTGGCACCGATCTGGCTGGCGGGTCGGGCCCGGTCGGTGGCGCCGCTGCTGGCGGGTTCGGCCCGGCTGGCGGCGCCGCTGCTGGGGGCGGCCCCGGCGAGGTCCTGGCGGGCGGCGGTGCCGCCGGTGGTGGCCCTGGCGGTGGTGGCTTCGCGGGTAACGGCTCTGTCGGCGGTGGCATCGTCGTCGACGGTGCAGCGCCGGGACCCGGCGCAGGTCGGCTTCTCGCTGGAGCCGTGCCGGCCGTCCCGGTGGGGGAGGGTGATCCGGCGGCGTTGAGGCCGACCGGCGGTGGCGCCCAACCCGGTGGCGCCGCGGCCAATGGCGCCGTGCCCGGTGGAGTCGCGCCGGGAGGTGTCGTGCCCGGTGGTGCCGCGCCGGGAGGCGTCGAGCCCGGCGGTGCCGTGGCCGGGCCGCGGGCGGCGACCGTGCGGGTCAGCGCCCGGGGCACGCCGGGCGCCGCGCGGGTCCGCCTCGCCGACGGGCCACCGGTCGCCGCGTCGGTTCGCCAGATCGGCGACGATCTGCTGGTCACGATCGGTTCGGTCACCACCCGCTGGGCGTTCGCGTGGGCGGCCACCGAGGGTGAGCAGGGTCCGGCGGATCCCCTGCACTCCGCCCCGGCCGGGGCCGGGGCCCGCGGACTGAACGCCGCCACGGGCGGACCCTCCCCCGCCGGGGAGCTGCTCTGGCTGGGGCGGGAGGGACGGGCCTGGGAGTTGGCCGAAGCGGTGCCCGTGGCCGGAGCGGAGGTGGCCTCGGCCGCGGGCGGCCAGGCGCGCAGCCCCATGCCGGGCACGGTGATCGCCGTCCTCGTCGAGCCGGGCATGTCCGTCACCGACGGGCAGTCGCTGGTCGTCGTCGAGGCGATGAAGATGGAGCATCCCGTCTCGGCGCCGACCGCCGGAGTCGTCGCCACGGTACTGGTCCGCCCCGGCGACCTCGTCGCTGTCGACCAGGTTCTGGCGGTCGTCTCGGCGTCACCGGATTCCCCCGATCCGTCCGCCGCGATTCCCTGA
- a CDS encoding toll/interleukin-1 receptor domain-containing protein, whose translation MVSSRWLDEPLQTELDDAAVTALRQWCSQTETTMRLVRWLIGGRSAALVAAVLAEDPHEGARQLIMKLDRAPGTAEDPQPGEFARHRRALTESRDFARNHLTQPVHQPVPVGDGRWFVFQRVAGGSLRDPITLHTVLDAVLHPPRPVRGAGPTRSWGPQPAFPRPAANAAAAFADVSAAVVGSVLTDWAGRTHLPSMDVPTILGRQLGDRLAPGSRLHRLAAAHPGPTITVEAEDHPLPNPFALVLDSSRTAGLRLPTFVGRAHGDLHVENILIPTDLRDANAAFQLIDLSRYAADAVLTRDPTHLVLHVLARTLVELSPAQRTATIDVLLDPDLDGALLPQWLWLFIDRVRAAGQRWARAADLVEQWRDQLPLSLLACALTCLGRTSTREEDRGWFLRLAANAAAAFLDQHTLDQHTLDQHTLDQHTLDQHTLGRPSPDQPSPAPTGPDRHTLDLPGQAQPADPDNADPGNAGNGRSRRQPCAPENIDRGQHSVPRAAADGAAPPTPEPPVARTANGGPEGAAIGGFRSSPPSADGVAGSARAGGSSVDLLLSHARADAAWADWISWHLEAAGWRVLPHPDLDDTDPDDAGSDGPDDPNHDDHGSPGGADEDLGSGTAVSLADAVAQAPRTLVVLSPAYLREVQRSAEWREAFPATTTARGSRLVTIRVEHCDPPGWLGLVASVDLVGLGEDEARATLVDRMTALRDGDERTGRRAG comes from the coding sequence ATGGTGTCCTCCCGTTGGCTGGACGAGCCACTGCAGACCGAGCTGGACGACGCCGCCGTGACCGCGCTGCGGCAGTGGTGCTCCCAGACCGAAACCACCATGCGGCTGGTCCGCTGGCTCATCGGCGGTCGGTCCGCGGCGCTGGTCGCCGCCGTCCTCGCGGAGGACCCCCACGAGGGCGCCCGCCAGCTGATCATGAAGCTGGACCGGGCGCCGGGCACCGCGGAGGATCCCCAACCCGGCGAGTTCGCCCGCCACCGCCGCGCATTGACCGAATCCCGGGACTTCGCCCGGAACCACCTCACCCAGCCCGTCCACCAGCCCGTCCCGGTCGGCGACGGGCGCTGGTTCGTCTTCCAGCGGGTGGCCGGCGGCAGCCTGCGCGACCCGATCACCCTGCACACGGTGCTGGACGCCGTCCTGCATCCGCCCCGCCCGGTCCGCGGGGCGGGGCCGACCCGGTCCTGGGGCCCCCAGCCCGCCTTCCCCCGGCCGGCCGCCAACGCCGCCGCCGCCTTCGCCGACGTCAGCGCCGCGGTCGTCGGATCCGTTCTCACCGACTGGGCGGGACGGACGCACCTGCCGTCGATGGACGTGCCGACCATCCTCGGCCGCCAGCTCGGCGACCGGCTGGCCCCCGGCAGCCGGCTGCACCGCCTCGCCGCCGCGCATCCCGGGCCCACCATCACCGTCGAGGCGGAGGACCACCCCCTGCCCAACCCGTTCGCGCTGGTCCTGGACTCCAGTCGGACGGCAGGCCTGCGGCTGCCCACGTTCGTCGGCCGCGCCCACGGGGACCTGCACGTCGAGAACATCCTCATCCCGACCGACCTGCGCGACGCGAACGCGGCCTTCCAACTCATCGACCTGTCGCGCTACGCCGCCGACGCCGTGCTCACCCGCGATCCCACCCATCTCGTGCTGCACGTCCTCGCCCGGACGCTCGTCGAACTCTCCCCGGCCCAGCGCACCGCCACGATCGATGTGCTGCTCGACCCGGACCTCGACGGGGCCCTGCTGCCCCAGTGGCTGTGGCTGTTCATCGACCGGGTCCGCGCCGCCGGGCAGCGGTGGGCCCGAGCGGCCGACCTGGTCGAGCAGTGGCGCGACCAGCTACCGCTGTCCCTGCTGGCCTGCGCCCTGACCTGTCTCGGCCGGACGTCGACCCGCGAGGAGGACCGAGGCTGGTTCCTGCGCCTCGCCGCGAACGCCGCCGCCGCCTTCCTCGACCAGCACACCCTCGACCAGCACACCCTCGACCAGCACACCCTCGACCAGCACACCCTCGACCAGCACACCCTCGGCCGGCCCAGCCCCGACCAGCCCAGCCCGGCCCCGACCGGCCCCGACCGACACACCCTCGACCTACCAGGCCAGGCGCAGCCAGCCGACCCGGACAACGCCGACCCGGGCAACGCTGGTAACGGGCGTTCCCGCCGCCAGCCCTGCGCCCCGGAGAACATCGATCGGGGGCAGCACAGCGTGCCGCGGGCCGCCGCGGACGGGGCCGCCCCGCCAACCCCCGAACCGCCGGTCGCCCGCACCGCGAACGGCGGACCCGAGGGCGCCGCCATCGGCGGATTCCGCTCATCCCCGCCCAGCGCGGACGGCGTCGCGGGCAGCGCGCGTGCCGGCGGATCCTCGGTCGACCTGCTCCTCTCCCATGCCCGGGCCGATGCCGCGTGGGCGGACTGGATCAGCTGGCATCTCGAGGCGGCGGGCTGGCGAGTCCTGCCGCACCCCGACCTCGATGACACCGACCCCGATGACGCCGGCTCCGACGGCCCCGACGACCCCAACCACGATGATCACGGCAGCCCTGGCGGCGCGGACGAAGACCTCGGGTCGGGCACCGCCGTCTCCCTGGCGGACGCCGTCGCCCAGGCGCCGCGAACGCTCGTCGTGCTCTCCCCCGCCTATCTGCGCGAGGTGCAGCGCAGCGCCGAGTGGCGGGAGGCCTTTCCGGCGACGACCACGGCCCGTGGCAGCCGGCTGGTCACGATCCGGGTCGAGCACTGCGATCCGCCGGGCTGGCTGGGCCTCGTCGCGTCGGTGGACCTCGTCGGGCTCGGTGAGGACGAGGCCCGCGCAACGCTCGTCGACCGGATGACCGCTCTGCGCGACGGCGACGAACGCACCGGGCGCCGGGCAGGCTGA
- a CDS encoding UbiA family prenyltransferase produces MGSRAAGSPAGRAGTARRCRPTAGRLADVRALTRPGTALADAVPFAAGGLAVADPRVGAVLLLVLAGVLVSVCGRLLDAVAGLDADRINPVRRDGPLVQGRVAPGWATGWAVLAGTAVLGGGWLWAASLPARIGFVALIGLRAWLALSRGRSRFGPPLRRPLVAATLAGGLPLGVAATGGEVGVGAGVLTAGFGLAVIVAGWTVTDLRDLPIDRVCGRRTPALATGVHLRRPRGFVFPRRYVAIVLTAQVGIVAVVSTVGGLALAAAAAADAAADVDGAPTLSAAVPRGPAALAPVTPGPSDGHVCLAGRGLAAAAAVLAALVATAGLIRLVRSGAPGLDPIRSPRPRGGGFILANLLACQLASVAWLLTEPSGLPLWALLPALGGWAVGLPVRLLAERNGGGFPSVRAAGTPQLPALPAGSTAAASAPAGARQDDGERPTSR; encoded by the coding sequence ATGGGAAGCCGTGCCGCCGGATCGCCGGCGGGCCGGGCAGGGACGGCGCGGCGGTGCCGGCCCACGGCCGGCCGCCTGGCGGACGTCCGGGCGCTGACCCGGCCGGGAACCGCGCTGGCGGACGCCGTCCCGTTCGCCGCCGGCGGCCTCGCGGTGGCGGATCCGCGGGTCGGTGCGGTGCTACTGCTCGTCCTCGCCGGGGTGCTGGTGTCGGTGTGCGGTCGCCTGCTCGACGCGGTCGCCGGGCTCGACGCCGATCGGATCAACCCGGTGCGCCGGGACGGTCCCCTCGTCCAGGGCAGGGTCGCACCCGGCTGGGCCACCGGCTGGGCGGTGCTGGCCGGGACTGCGGTGCTGGGCGGCGGCTGGCTGTGGGCGGCGTCCCTGCCCGCCCGGATCGGCTTCGTGGCGCTCATCGGCCTGCGGGCCTGGCTGGCCCTGTCCCGAGGGCGGTCGCGGTTCGGCCCACCGCTGCGCCGCCCGCTGGTCGCCGCCACGCTCGCCGGCGGGCTGCCGCTGGGCGTCGCCGCCACCGGGGGCGAGGTGGGCGTGGGCGCGGGCGTGCTCACCGCGGGATTCGGCCTCGCGGTGATCGTCGCCGGTTGGACGGTCACCGACCTGCGTGATCTGCCGATCGACCGGGTCTGCGGGCGACGCACGCCGGCGCTGGCCACCGGCGTGCACCTGCGCCGACCTCGCGGTTTCGTCTTCCCGCGGCGGTATGTCGCGATCGTGCTCACCGCGCAGGTCGGGATCGTCGCCGTCGTGTCCACGGTGGGCGGGCTCGCCCTCGCCGCCGCCGCCGCCGCCGACGCCGCCGCCGACGTCGACGGCGCCCCCACGCTGTCGGCGGCCGTGCCCCGAGGGCCGGCCGCGCTCGCCCCGGTGACGCCCGGGCCCTCCGATGGCCACGTCTGCCTGGCCGGCCGAGGGCTCGCCGCGGCCGCGGCCGTCCTCGCCGCGCTGGTCGCCACCGCCGGGCTGATCCGGCTGGTCCGGTCGGGCGCCCCGGGCCTCGATCCGATCCGGTCACCCCGTCCCCGCGGCGGCGGCTTCATCCTGGCGAACCTGCTCGCCTGCCAGCTTGCGAGCGTCGCCTGGCTGCTGACCGAGCCGTCCGGGCTGCCGTTGTGGGCCCTGCTGCCCGCCCTCGGCGGCTGGGCGGTCGGCCTGCCGGTGCGGTTGCTGGCCGAGCGGAACGGCGGCGGGTTCCCATCGGTGCGCGCGGCCGGCACCCCGCAGCTCCCGGCGCTGCCCGCCGGCTCGACCGCGGCCGCGTCCGCCCCGGCCGGGGCGCGTCAGGACGACGGTGAGCGGCCGACGAGCCGCTGA